From Falsiruegeria litorea R37, the proteins below share one genomic window:
- a CDS encoding ABC transporter ATP-binding protein — protein MSVKHKSSRELMGWLWRGYLHKHLPLLGFAMIFMLLEGSMVGVLSYMMQPMFDDVFVQGNTGALKWVSLAFLVIFAVRGGAGVVQKVLLVRISQETAAHLRLDLLNRLIRQDTSFHQTHPPGFLIQRVQMDVFAVNQVWQVIITGAGRDAVSLVVLIGVAINVDFVWTAVMLIGVPVLLLPVAAAQRYVRKKAAQARDLGADLSTRLDEIFHGIVPVKLNNLETYQVDRFTGHMSGFVRSEVRASFGVASITGLIDVMAGVGFMGVLLYGGSEIISGEKTVGEFMSFFTAIGLAFDPMRRLASVSGTWQAAAAALERIKDLMDAPIKLLSPEKPVAAPSGRPDISLKDVELNYGDAKVLRGLNLHAESGKTTALVGASGAGKSTIFNLLTRLVDPQSGSVRVGDVEVRDMALDKLRDLYSVVSQEALLFDDSLRENILLGRTDVSDAQLKDVLDAAHVSDFLPKLDKGLDTLVGPRGSALSGGQRQRVVIARALLRDTPVLLLDEATSALDAQSEKVVQEALDRLSGGRTTIVIAHRLSTIRNADKIVVMERGEVVDEGTHEELLARGGIYSDLYRLQFQDGKTVVDPEGVAALTPQSKKEDLRQTSWVRRVFGRLMS, from the coding sequence ATGAGTGTAAAACACAAATCAAGCCGTGAGCTCATGGGCTGGCTCTGGCGGGGATATCTGCACAAACACCTGCCGCTGTTGGGGTTTGCGATGATTTTCATGCTGCTCGAAGGCAGTATGGTCGGCGTGCTCAGCTATATGATGCAGCCAATGTTCGATGACGTGTTTGTGCAGGGCAACACAGGTGCGCTGAAATGGGTAAGCCTGGCGTTTCTGGTGATCTTTGCTGTGCGCGGCGGCGCAGGCGTTGTTCAAAAAGTCCTTTTGGTTCGGATTTCCCAGGAAACAGCCGCACATCTGCGCTTGGATCTGCTCAACCGCTTGATCCGGCAGGATACTTCCTTCCACCAGACTCACCCGCCGGGGTTCCTGATCCAACGGGTTCAAATGGACGTCTTTGCCGTCAATCAGGTCTGGCAGGTGATCATCACCGGCGCCGGCAGAGACGCGGTATCGCTGGTCGTGCTCATTGGTGTTGCGATCAACGTGGACTTTGTTTGGACCGCCGTGATGCTGATCGGCGTGCCGGTTCTCCTGCTGCCAGTTGCCGCAGCACAACGCTATGTTCGCAAGAAGGCGGCCCAAGCCCGTGATCTGGGGGCTGATCTGTCGACCCGATTGGACGAGATTTTCCACGGCATCGTTCCGGTCAAGCTCAACAACCTCGAGACCTATCAGGTCGATCGTTTCACCGGGCATATGAGCGGCTTTGTCCGCTCTGAGGTGCGCGCAAGTTTTGGTGTGGCATCGATCACGGGCCTGATCGATGTGATGGCCGGTGTCGGCTTTATGGGCGTGCTGCTCTATGGCGGATCCGAGATCATCTCGGGCGAGAAGACCGTCGGTGAATTCATGAGCTTTTTCACAGCCATCGGCCTGGCTTTTGATCCGATGCGTCGACTTGCTTCGGTCAGCGGCACATGGCAGGCCGCAGCTGCAGCTTTGGAACGCATCAAGGACCTGATGGATGCGCCGATCAAGCTGTTGTCTCCGGAAAAACCTGTTGCAGCTCCCTCGGGCCGCCCCGATATCTCGTTGAAGGACGTCGAGCTGAACTATGGCGATGCCAAAGTATTGCGCGGGCTAAACCTGCATGCTGAAAGCGGCAAGACGACGGCATTGGTTGGGGCCTCGGGCGCTGGCAAGTCAACGATCTTCAACTTGCTGACGCGCCTGGTTGATCCGCAATCCGGCTCGGTCCGCGTGGGCGATGTCGAGGTGCGCGATATGGCGCTCGACAAGCTGCGCGATCTCTATTCGGTGGTGTCACAGGAGGCGTTGTTGTTTGACGATTCCCTGCGCGAGAATATCTTGCTGGGGCGGACAGATGTCAGCGATGCACAGCTAAAGGATGTGCTAGACGCGGCCCATGTCTCGGACTTCCTGCCCAAGCTGGACAAGGGGCTAGATACGCTGGTTGGCCCACGTGGATCGGCGCTGTCTGGTGGACAACGCCAGCGGGTTGTGATCGCGCGCGCTTTGCTACGAGATACACCCGTTCTTCTGTTGGATGAGGCCACCAGCGCATTGGATGCGCAATCCGAAAAAGTGGTGCAAGAAGCGCTTGACCGGCTGTCTGGCGGCCGTACGACAATCGTAATTGCACATCGCCTTTCCACAATCAGAAACGCAGACAAAATCGTGGTAATGGAGCGCGGCGAGGTCGTGGATGAAGGCACGCACGAAGAGCTTCTTGCACGCGGCGGCATCTATTCCGATCTCTACCGCCTGCAATTCCAAGACGGCAAAACAGTGGTCGACCCCGAGGGAGTGGCCGCGCTGACACCTCAGTCAAAGAAGGAGGATCTGCGTCAGACTTCTTGGGTGCGACGTGTCTTCGGACGCCTCATGTCCTGA
- a CDS encoding pyridoxal-phosphate-dependent aminotransferase family protein: MTTNSTPVSGRHYLAIPGPSVMPDAVLQAMHRAAPNIYDGELIDMMPGLTADLRRVARTEHHVAIYIANGHGVWEAALANTIAPGERVLVPATGRFAHGWALTAQGLGIETQILDFGKSSPWDMDQIADALRADTGHLIKAVLAVHVDTSTSIRNNVPALRALLDELNHPALLMADCIASMGCDRFEMDAWGVDVAVTGSQKGLMVPPGTAFVFFNDKAAAKRASMPRVSGYWDWTPRAHPDEFYQYFNGTAPTHHLYGLRQALDMIHREGMENVWSRHEVLARAIWAACEVWAEGCAVTMNVSDPEFRSYAVTSLRLDQGRGTALRNWVEGNLGLTLGIGLGMAEPDDPKRDDFFRLGHMGHLNGHMVMGMLGGVEAGLAALDVPRGKGALEAAAAVIGHG, translated from the coding sequence ATGACAACGAATTCGACACCAGTATCGGGCCGCCACTACCTTGCCATTCCGGGCCCCTCGGTGATGCCCGATGCGGTTTTGCAAGCTATGCACCGTGCCGCGCCGAATATCTACGACGGTGAATTGATCGACATGATGCCGGGCCTGACGGCGGATCTGCGCCGCGTTGCCCGAACTGAACACCATGTGGCGATCTACATCGCCAATGGCCATGGCGTGTGGGAGGCGGCTCTGGCCAATACGATCGCACCGGGTGAGCGGGTTCTGGTGCCCGCTACCGGGCGGTTTGCGCACGGCTGGGCGCTGACCGCGCAAGGGTTGGGAATCGAGACGCAGATCCTGGATTTCGGCAAGTCCAGCCCATGGGACATGGACCAGATCGCCGACGCTTTGCGGGCCGACACAGGGCATCTGATCAAGGCCGTTCTGGCGGTGCATGTGGATACCTCTACCTCGATCCGCAACAACGTGCCTGCATTGCGCGCGCTGCTGGACGAGTTGAACCACCCCGCACTGTTGATGGCCGATTGCATCGCGTCGATGGGCTGTGACCGGTTCGAGATGGATGCTTGGGGCGTGGACGTGGCGGTCACCGGTAGCCAGAAGGGGCTGATGGTGCCGCCTGGTACAGCCTTTGTGTTCTTCAACGACAAGGCGGCGGCCAAGCGGGCGTCGATGCCTCGGGTGTCGGGCTATTGGGATTGGACGCCGCGCGCGCACCCGGACGAGTTCTATCAGTATTTCAACGGCACAGCGCCGACCCATCACCTCTATGGCTTGCGTCAGGCCCTGGACATGATTCATCGCGAAGGAATGGAAAATGTCTGGTCCCGGCACGAGGTTCTGGCCCGCGCCATTTGGGCCGCCTGTGAGGTCTGGGCTGAAGGTTGTGCAGTGACGATGAATGTGAGCGACCCCGAGTTCCGCTCATACGCCGTGACGTCTTTACGCCTGGATCAGGGACGCGGTACCGCGTTGCGCAATTGGGTAGAGGGCAACCTGGGGCTGACCCTGGGGATTGGTTTGGGCATGGCAGAGCCCGATGATCCAAAGCGAGATGATTTCTTTCGCTTGGGGCATATGGGACATTTGAACGGCCACATGGTCATGGGGATGCTGGGCGGTGTCGAAGCAGGCTTGGCTGCGCTGGATGTTCCACGTGGCAAAGGTGCGCTGGAAGCGGCGGCAGCTGTCATCGGACACGGGTAA
- a CDS encoding pyridoxal phosphate-dependent aminotransferase, with protein sequence MTQFRFTPLAQSLPATVPFVGPETQERQRGAPFDARLGANENVFGPSPRAIEAMQKADADIWMYGDPENHDLRHALAAHHGISHENIVVGEGIDGLLGYLVRLFVGPGDAVVTSEGAYPTFNYHVAGFGGVLHKVPYVDDHEDPASLFAKAAEVDAKLVYLANPDNPMGTWHAGADIVAAMEALPRGCLLVLDEAYVECAPEGTAAPVAVDDPRLIRMRTFSKAYGMAGARVGYALGASELISAFNKVRNHFGMNRAAQAGALAALRDRNWLTHVQSEISTARGRIAQIAGENGLCSLASATNFVAIDCGQDGVFAKAVLDALIAKGLFVRMPFAAPQNRCIRISCGPTRDLDAFAAALPGALEVARGRADTGA encoded by the coding sequence ATGACACAGTTTCGTTTCACCCCCCTCGCCCAATCCCTGCCTGCCACCGTGCCTTTTGTCGGACCCGAGACACAGGAACGCCAGCGCGGCGCGCCCTTCGACGCACGCCTCGGGGCGAACGAGAACGTCTTTGGCCCCTCTCCCCGCGCAATCGAAGCGATGCAGAAGGCCGACGCCGACATCTGGATGTACGGCGATCCAGAAAATCACGATCTGCGCCACGCTTTGGCCGCACATCACGGCATTTCGCACGAGAACATCGTTGTCGGCGAAGGCATCGACGGGCTTTTGGGGTATCTGGTGCGGCTCTTTGTTGGCCCCGGCGACGCAGTGGTGACCTCCGAAGGCGCTTATCCCACCTTCAACTACCATGTGGCAGGCTTTGGCGGTGTGCTCCACAAAGTGCCGTATGTCGATGACCACGAAGATCCTGCATCCCTTTTTGCCAAGGCCGCCGAAGTGGACGCCAAGCTGGTCTATCTCGCCAATCCCGACAACCCGATGGGCACGTGGCACGCGGGCGCTGACATTGTCGCCGCGATGGAGGCCTTGCCCCGGGGCTGCCTGCTGGTGTTGGACGAAGCCTATGTGGAATGCGCGCCCGAGGGGACAGCCGCGCCTGTGGCTGTGGATGACCCCCGCCTGATCCGGATGCGTACGTTTTCCAAGGCCTACGGCATGGCTGGCGCCCGAGTGGGCTATGCCCTTGGCGCGTCTGAACTGATCTCGGCCTTCAACAAGGTCCGCAACCATTTCGGGATGAACCGAGCCGCGCAGGCCGGAGCATTGGCCGCTTTGCGAGATCGCAATTGGTTGACTCATGTGCAGTCTGAAATCAGCACCGCCCGCGGTCGCATTGCCCAGATCGCCGGGGAAAATGGCCTCTGCAGCTTGGCATCGGCCACCAATTTCGTCGCAATCGACTGTGGTCAAGATGGGGTATTTGCCAAGGCCGTGCTGGATGCGTTGATCGCCAAGGGGCTGTTTGTGCGCATGCCCTTTGCCGCGCCGCAAAACCGCTGCATTCGCATCAGTTGCGGCCCTACGCGGGATCTTGATGCCTTCGCCGCGGCGCTGCCCGGCGCGCTGGAGGTTGCACGGGGCCGCGCGGACACGGGCGCGTGA
- a CDS encoding aspartyl/asparaginyl beta-hydroxylase domain-containing protein, translating into MGFAILAIFVLCSIYVQTRGKLRHELIRRRITDHANLFAPLNCLFYAFSKVPTTPYVDPALFPELKPLQDNWETIRDEAVQLNSAGAIKASDDLDDIGFNSFFKTGWTRFYLKWYGSSLGSAKETCPVTTQMVEQIPSIKGAMFASLPPGATLVRHRDPFAGSLRYHMGLTTPNDDGCYINVDGENYSWRDGEVVMFDETYIHHAENTTDANRIVLFLDIKRPVTFAPINWINTAFSNIVMSASATKNVPGDKVGAVNKAFAWIYKVRAFGKRIKAWNKTVYYAIQYGIYAGIIYLIFF; encoded by the coding sequence ATGGGGTTCGCCATTCTGGCCATTTTTGTGCTGTGTTCGATTTACGTGCAGACCCGTGGGAAACTGCGTCACGAACTGATCCGCCGCCGGATCACCGATCACGCCAACCTCTTTGCGCCGTTGAACTGCCTGTTCTACGCTTTTTCCAAGGTGCCGACGACGCCTTACGTCGACCCGGCCCTGTTCCCCGAGCTAAAGCCGCTGCAGGACAATTGGGAAACCATTCGCGACGAAGCGGTGCAGCTCAACAGCGCCGGGGCGATCAAGGCGTCCGATGATCTGGACGACATCGGCTTCAACTCATTCTTCAAGACAGGTTGGACCCGGTTCTATCTGAAATGGTACGGCTCCTCGCTGGGGTCTGCCAAGGAAACCTGCCCGGTGACGACGCAGATGGTGGAACAGATCCCCTCGATCAAAGGCGCGATGTTCGCCAGCCTGCCGCCCGGCGCCACGCTGGTTCGGCACCGCGACCCCTTTGCCGGTTCGCTGCGCTATCACATGGGTCTGACCACACCCAACGACGATGGGTGCTATATCAATGTGGACGGCGAGAACTACTCGTGGCGCGATGGCGAAGTGGTGATGTTTGATGAGACCTATATCCACCACGCGGAAAACACGACCGATGCCAACCGCATCGTGCTGTTTCTGGACATCAAGCGCCCTGTGACCTTTGCACCGATCAACTGGATCAATACCGCGTTTTCCAACATCGTCATGTCCGCCTCGGCCACCAAAAACGTACCCGGTGACAAGGTCGGTGCCGTGAACAAGGCCTTTGCCTGGATCTATAAGGTGCGCGCCTTTGGCAAGCGCATCAAGGCGTGGAACAAGACAGTCTATTACGCGATCCAATACGGTATCTATGCCGGGATCATCTATCTGATCTTCTTCTGA
- a CDS encoding SMP-30/gluconolactonase/LRE family protein has protein sequence MRILLILVLAGLGYLLFWPVPVEPVAYEPPKDRGFVAEFAENAALNTAEIVALPDGEIGPEDLAVMPDGRVFTTSLSGVLYQIDGAEPVEVDRLGGRPLGLKAGPDGALHIADSFRGVMRWTGPGSLESVVSEIDGEPVIYANQLDVARDGTIYFSNSSDRFDPETMGGTKPTSVLTIWEQSDTGYVARATPDGAVEKIATGFVYTNGVALSPDEDFLLINETGRARVHRLWLTGTKAGEREVFLDNLPGYPDNLERQEDGTFWLAFASPRVPAEVLMPYPFLRKVIWRLGSAVRPAPIERGMVIQFDADGTILRTLQDPDGRLGITTGARVVRDQFYVMTLDSPGFGRMPLADMP, from the coding sequence ATGCGTATTCTTTTGATTTTGGTTTTGGCGGGGCTTGGGTACTTGTTGTTTTGGCCCGTTCCGGTCGAGCCCGTTGCCTATGAACCGCCCAAGGATCGTGGCTTTGTTGCCGAGTTTGCCGAGAACGCAGCACTGAATACTGCCGAGATCGTGGCGCTGCCGGACGGTGAAATCGGCCCTGAGGACCTGGCCGTGATGCCCGACGGGCGCGTTTTCACCACAAGCCTGTCCGGTGTTTTGTACCAGATCGACGGGGCCGAGCCGGTTGAAGTCGATCGCTTGGGCGGGCGTCCCCTTGGCCTCAAGGCAGGGCCGGATGGCGCGCTCCATATCGCCGACAGCTTTCGTGGCGTTATGCGCTGGACCGGGCCGGGCAGTTTGGAAAGCGTCGTGTCCGAAATTGACGGAGAGCCCGTGATCTATGCCAACCAGCTGGATGTGGCCAGGGACGGGACGATCTATTTCTCGAACTCCTCGGACCGGTTTGATCCGGAAACCATGGGGGGAACCAAGCCGACTTCGGTTCTGACCATTTGGGAACAATCCGACACCGGCTATGTCGCCCGCGCGACCCCGGACGGAGCGGTGGAAAAGATTGCAACCGGGTTTGTCTATACCAATGGCGTGGCCCTGTCGCCGGACGAGGATTTCCTGCTGATCAATGAAACAGGGCGCGCACGGGTGCATCGGTTGTGGTTGACTGGGACAAAGGCGGGCGAGCGCGAGGTGTTTTTGGACAATCTGCCGGGCTATCCCGACAACCTTGAGCGTCAGGAGGACGGCACATTTTGGCTGGCTTTCGCAAGCCCCCGCGTACCGGCTGAAGTTCTGATGCCCTATCCATTCCTGCGCAAGGTGATCTGGCGCCTTGGCTCAGCAGTGCGGCCTGCTCCGATCGAACGCGGCATGGTCATTCAGTTTGATGCGGACGGCACCATCCTGCGCACATTGCAAGATCCCGATGGGCGGTTGGGTATCACCACTGGCGCGCGGGTTGTCAGGGATCAGTTCTACGTCATGACGCTCGATTCGCCTGGGTTCGGTCGGATGCCCTTGGCCGACATGCCCTGA
- a CDS encoding crotonase/enoyl-CoA hydratase family protein — MARVSVEYQDNIARVTLTRGDKMNALDKAMIEAIVSAGQEVAASDARAVVLSGEGKSFCAGLDMASFGALAAGGDNNWIMERTHEDANLFQEVALVWRRVKVPVIAAIQGAAYGGGLQLALGADIRIAAPAAKFSVMEMKWGLIPDMGGMVLLPHLMRSDALRQMTYTARPVDANQALTWGLVTSISEDPLTEALALAEEIAGKSPSAIRAAKRLIDIAESHGRQDVLLAESAEQGKLIGGAEQMEVIAANLQGRAPIFK, encoded by the coding sequence ATGGCACGTGTATCGGTTGAATATCAGGACAACATTGCCCGGGTGACCCTGACACGGGGCGACAAGATGAACGCGCTCGACAAGGCGATGATCGAGGCCATCGTGTCTGCCGGGCAAGAGGTTGCGGCTTCGGACGCCCGTGCCGTGGTTCTGTCGGGCGAGGGCAAGTCGTTCTGTGCCGGGTTGGATATGGCAAGCTTTGGCGCATTGGCGGCAGGCGGAGACAACAACTGGATCATGGAACGCACGCATGAGGACGCGAACCTGTTCCAAGAGGTCGCGCTGGTCTGGCGCCGGGTCAAGGTGCCCGTCATCGCGGCGATCCAGGGCGCCGCATATGGCGGTGGCCTGCAACTGGCGCTTGGAGCTGATATTCGAATTGCCGCGCCAGCTGCGAAATTCTCGGTCATGGAAATGAAGTGGGGACTGATCCCGGACATGGGGGGCATGGTTCTGTTGCCCCATCTGATGCGATCGGATGCACTGCGCCAGATGACGTATACGGCGCGTCCGGTGGACGCCAATCAGGCCTTGACCTGGGGTTTGGTGACCTCGATTTCCGAAGACCCGCTGACCGAAGCGCTGGCGCTGGCCGAGGAGATCGCAGGCAAGAGCCCAAGCGCTATTCGGGCCGCGAAACGTCTGATCGACATCGCCGAAAGCCATGGCCGCCAGGATGTTCTTCTGGCCGAGAGTGCGGAGCAGGGCAAACTGATCGGTGGCGCCGAACAGATGGAAGTGATCGCCGCAAACCTGCAGGGGCGTGCGCCGATTTTCAAATAA
- a CDS encoding J-domain-containing protein, translated as MKSFRNLIERQIQKAQAEGQLDNLPGAGKPLPDRSSEAGGDAAMNTAHRIMAQAGVLPEEFKIKKELDAARAEYPTLTDPEKRKAAMARLADLEMRYHMAQDARRSFMR; from the coding sequence ATGAAGAGTTTTCGAAACCTGATAGAACGCCAGATCCAAAAGGCGCAAGCCGAGGGGCAGCTTGACAACCTGCCAGGCGCGGGTAAGCCTCTGCCCGATCGGTCTTCCGAAGCAGGCGGAGACGCGGCAATGAACACCGCGCACAGGATCATGGCCCAGGCCGGGGTCCTACCCGAAGAGTTCAAGATCAAGAAAGAACTCGATGCCGCCCGTGCTGAATACCCTACGTTGACGGATCCAGAGAAACGCAAGGCCGCCATGGCGCGTCTGGCCGATCTTGAAATGCGTTACCACATGGCCCAGGACGCCCGCCGCAGCTTCATGCGCTGA
- a CDS encoding benzoate/H(+) symporter BenE family transporter has translation MTRPFPPLQTISTGLVVAVVGFFSSFPIVLQGLNAMGATAPQAASGLMSAALAMGVTAIVLSLLYRQPISVAWSTPGVALLAASVLPAGGFAEAAGAFLCAGALTVLAGLWRPLARLASAIPTTLAQAMLAGVLLPLCIAPFQAAVALPEQALPVILTWFIAGRFNRLFAVPAAVIAAAVIVVLNAGDASLVPDQVLSTPLWITPTFSLASVISIGFPLFIVTMATQNIPGIAVMRSFGYTPKPRPLFASVGLASVLTAPFGAPATCLAAITQAMCSNEDSHPDLALRYWSAAMAGVFYCILGIFAAVITGFAVNADPLLMATLTGVALMGVLANATHAALAVTQEREAAIVTFAITASGITVFGLGAAVWGLLVGGVIYMLSHKAT, from the coding sequence ATGACGCGTCCCTTTCCACCGTTGCAAACCATCTCAACCGGCCTTGTCGTGGCAGTCGTGGGCTTCTTCAGTTCCTTCCCCATCGTGTTGCAGGGCCTCAACGCAATGGGGGCCACGGCGCCACAGGCGGCCTCCGGCCTGATGAGCGCGGCGCTTGCGATGGGGGTAACGGCCATCGTTCTCAGCCTGCTCTACCGCCAGCCGATCAGTGTGGCCTGGTCCACGCCAGGTGTGGCGCTCCTTGCGGCGTCGGTGCTGCCCGCCGGCGGCTTTGCAGAGGCGGCAGGCGCCTTCCTCTGCGCCGGCGCCCTGACGGTGCTGGCAGGACTGTGGCGACCTTTGGCGCGGTTGGCCTCGGCCATCCCAACCACGCTGGCCCAGGCCATGCTGGCTGGTGTTCTGCTGCCCTTGTGCATTGCGCCTTTCCAAGCCGCAGTTGCGCTTCCAGAGCAGGCCCTGCCCGTCATCCTGACCTGGTTCATTGCGGGGCGGTTCAACCGCCTTTTCGCCGTCCCCGCCGCTGTCATCGCAGCCGCCGTCATCGTTGTCCTGAATGCCGGAGACGCCAGCCTGGTCCCCGACCAGGTTCTGAGCACACCGCTCTGGATCACACCGACCTTCTCTCTGGCTTCGGTCATCAGCATCGGATTTCCGTTGTTCATCGTGACCATGGCAACCCAAAACATCCCCGGCATAGCGGTGATGCGCAGCTTTGGTTACACTCCCAAACCGCGCCCGCTGTTTGCTTCTGTTGGTCTGGCCAGCGTCCTGACTGCTCCATTCGGTGCCCCGGCCACCTGTCTCGCCGCAATCACCCAGGCCATGTGTTCGAACGAAGACAGCCACCCTGACCTGGCCCTGCGGTACTGGTCCGCCGCTATGGCGGGCGTGTTCTATTGTATTCTGGGCATCTTTGCGGCTGTGATCACCGGCTTTGCCGTTAACGCTGACCCGCTCCTCATGGCCACCCTCACAGGGGTCGCGCTGATGGGGGTTCTGGCTAACGCCACCCACGCCGCCTTGGCCGTGACCCAAGAGCGCGAGGCCGCTATTGTGACCTTTGCCATCACCGCCTCGGGCATCACTGTCTTTGGACTTGGCGCCGCGGTCTGGGGGCTGTTGGTTGGTGGGGTGATCTACATGCTGTCCCACAAGGCGACGTGA